One Oncorhynchus clarkii lewisi isolate Uvic-CL-2024 chromosome 32, UVic_Ocla_1.0, whole genome shotgun sequence DNA window includes the following coding sequences:
- the LOC139391840 gene encoding histone acetyltransferase KAT2B isoform X1 has product MSGSAGIQQGSPAIGAAGSAPAAPGAGGTEGSGATVGSARIAVKKAQLRSSPRPKKLEKLGVYSSCKAEGACKCNSWKSQNPPPTPPRTDQQPNTFNLQDPCRSCSHTLGDHVTHLENVPEEEMNRLLGIALDVEYLNTCVHKEEDADTKQVYFSLFKLLRKCILQMGRPVVEAQESPPFEKPSIEQGVNNFVQYKFSHLPSKERQTIVELAKMFLNQINYWQLETPSQRRQRAPADDAAGYKVNYTRWLCYCNVPQFCDSLPRYETTQVFGRTLLRSVFTVMRKQLLEQARQEKDKLPPEKRTLILTHFPKFLSMLEEEVYSHSSPIWSEEFLAGSSGGPIPIHTVISAPPVARSLYYNSSPVSVDPSSCGSVSPARKTASVLEPSPGGQKRKPSEPLPHEETKKLRIVGDIPMELINEVMATITDPASMLGPETSLLSAHSARDEAARLEERRGVIEFHVIGNSLNQKPNKRILMWLVGLQNVFSHQLPRMPKEYITRLVFDPKHKTLSLIKDGRVIGGICFRMFPSQSFTEIVFCAVTSNEQVKGYGTHLMNHLKEYHIKHDILNFLTYADEYAIGYFKKQGFSKDIKVPKAKYLGYIKDYEGATLMGCELNPSIPYTEFSVIIKKQKEIIKKLIERKQAQIRKVYPGLSCFKEGVRQIPIESIPGIRETGWKPVGKGKELKDPDQLYSTLKTILQHVKSHQNAWPFMEPVKKTEAPGYYQVIRFPMDLKTMSERLKSRYYTTRKLFMADMQRIFTNCREYNPPESEYYKCANLLEKFFYTKIKEAGLIEK; this is encoded by the exons GCTGAGGGGGCCTGTAAGTGTAACAGCTGGAAGAGCCAGAACCCCCCTCCCACACCACCCCGTACAGACCAGCAGCCCAACACTTTCAACCTTCAGGACCCCTGCCGTAGCTGCTCTCATACACTGG gtGACCATGTAACCCACCTGGAAAATGTTCCAGAGGAGGAGATGAACAGGCTTCTGGGCATTGCTCTGGACGTGGAGTACCTGAACACATGTGTCCACAAAGAGGAGGATGCTGACACCAAACAAGTCTACTTCTCCCTCTTCAAG CTATTGAGGAAATGCATCCTTCAGATGGGCAGACCTGTGGTGGAGGCACAGGAGAGTCCTCCCTTTGAGAAACCTAGCATTGAACAG GGGGTGAATAACTTTGTCCAGTACAAGTTCAGCCATCTTCCCTCCAAGGAGCGTCAGACCATCGTGGAGCTGGCCAAGATGTTCCTCAACCAGATCAACTACTGGCAGCTGGAGACACCCTCACAAAGACGCCAGCGGGCCCCTGCTGATGATGCCGCCGGGTACAAAGTCAACTACACCAG ATGGCTGTGCTACTGCAACGTCCCTCAGTTCTGTGACAGTCTACCGCGGTACGAGACGACCCAAGTCTTCGGTCGGACCCTGCTGCGCTCCGTCTTCACTGTAATGAGGAAACAGCTGCTAGAGCAGGCCAGACAGGAGAAGGATAAGCTACCCCCGGAGAAACGCACTCTCATCCTCACACACTTCCCCAA ATTCCTGTCCAtgctggaggaggaggtgtacaGTCACAGCTCTCCCATCTGGAGTGAAGAATTCCTGGCTGGATCCTCAGGAGGACCGATCCCCATTCatacag TGATCAGTGCGCCCCCGGTGGCCAGGTCTCTGTACTACAACTCCAGCCCAGTATCTGTGGACCCATCCAGCTGTGGCAGTGTCAGTCCTGCCAGGAAGACCGCCTCTGTTCTGGAACCCAGCCCAG GTGGGCAGAAGCGGAAGCCATCGGAGCCCCTCCCCCATGAGGAGACTAAGAAGCTCAGGATTGTCGGGGACATCCCCATGGAACTCATCAACGAAGTCATGGCAACCATCACCGACCCCGCCTCCATGCTGGGACCAGAG ACCAGTCTACTGTCGGCCCACTCAGCCCGTGATGAGGCGGCacgcctggaggagaggaggggagtgatagAGTTCCACGTCATCGGGAACTCCCTCAACCAGAAGCCCAACAAGAGGATCCTCATGTGGCTGGTGGGCCTCCAGAATGTCTTCTCTCACCAGCTGCCTCGCATGCCCAAAGAGTATATCACACGCCTCGTCTTTGACCC AAAGCACAAGACTCTGTCGCTGATCAAAGATGGCCGTGTGATCGGAGGGATCTGCTTCCGGATGTTCCCCTCGCAGAGCTTCACAGAGATCGTATTCTGTGCAGTCACCTCCAACGAGCAGGTCAAG GGATACGGCACTCACCTGATGAACCACCTGAAGGAGTACCACATCAAGCACGACATCCTCAACTTCCTCACCTACGCAGACGAGTATGCCATTGGCTACTTCAAAAAGCAG gGCTTCTCTAAAGACATCAAGGTTCCCAAGGCCAAGTATCTGGGCTACATCAAAGACTACGAGGGAGCGACACTGATGGGCTGTGAGCTCAACCCCAGCATCCCTTACACGGAGTTCTCTGTCATTATCAAGAAGCAGaaagag ATCATAAAGAAACTGATTGAGAGGAAGCAAGCTCAGATCAGAAAGGTCTACCCAGGACTTTCCTGTTTTAAGGAAGGAGTTCGACAGATTCCCATCGAGAGCATTCCTGGAATAC GAGAAACTGGATGGAAACCGGTGGGAAAAGG GAAAGAGCTGAAGGATCCAGATCAGCTGTACAGCACCCTGAAGACCATCCTACAACATGTTAAG AGTCACCAGAATGCCTGGCCATTCATGGAACCAGTGAAGAAGACTGAGGCTCCTGGCTACTACCAAGTCATCCGCTTCCCCATGG ACCTGAAGACGATGTCTGAGCGTCTGAAGAGCAGGTACTACACCACGCGGAAGCTCTTCATGGCCGACATGCAGCGCATCTTCACCAACTGTCGCGAGTACAATCCCCCAGAGAGCGAGTACTACAAGTGTGCCAACCTGCTAGAGAAGTTCTTCTACACCAAGATCAAGGAGGCAGGTCTCATTGAGAAGTGA
- the LOC139391840 gene encoding histone acetyltransferase KAT2B isoform X3 codes for MSGSAGIQQGSPAIGAAGSAPAAPGAGGTEGSGATVGSARIAVKKAQLRSSPRPKKLEKLGVYSSCKAEGACKCNSWKSQNPPPTPPRTDQQPNTFNLQDPCRSCSHTLGDHVTHLENVPEEEMNRLLGIALDVEYLNTCVHKEEDADTKQVYFSLFKLLRKCILQMGRPVVEAQESPPFEKPSIEQGVNNFVQYKFSHLPSKERQTIVELAKMFLNQINYWQLETPSQRRQRAPADDAAGYKVNYTRWLCYCNVPQFCDSLPRYETTQVFGRTLLRSVFTVMRKQLLEQARQEKDKLPPEKRTLILTHFPKFLSMLEEEVYSHSSPIWSEEFLAGSSGVISAPPVARSLYYNSSPVSVDPSSCGSVSPARKTASVLEPSPGGQKRKPSEPLPHEETKKLRIVGDIPMELINEVMATITDPASMLGPETSLLSAHSARDEAARLEERRGVIEFHVIGNSLNQKPNKRILMWLVGLQNVFSHQLPRMPKEYITRLVFDPKHKTLSLIKDGRVIGGICFRMFPSQSFTEIVFCAVTSNEQVKGYGTHLMNHLKEYHIKHDILNFLTYADEYAIGYFKKQGFSKDIKVPKAKYLGYIKDYEGATLMGCELNPSIPYTEFSVIIKKQKEIIKKLIERKQAQIRKVYPGLSCFKEGVRQIPIESIPGIRETGWKPVGKGKELKDPDQLYSTLKTILQHVKSHQNAWPFMEPVKKTEAPGYYQVIRFPMDLKTMSERLKSRYYTTRKLFMADMQRIFTNCREYNPPESEYYKCANLLEKFFYTKIKEAGLIEK; via the exons GCTGAGGGGGCCTGTAAGTGTAACAGCTGGAAGAGCCAGAACCCCCCTCCCACACCACCCCGTACAGACCAGCAGCCCAACACTTTCAACCTTCAGGACCCCTGCCGTAGCTGCTCTCATACACTGG gtGACCATGTAACCCACCTGGAAAATGTTCCAGAGGAGGAGATGAACAGGCTTCTGGGCATTGCTCTGGACGTGGAGTACCTGAACACATGTGTCCACAAAGAGGAGGATGCTGACACCAAACAAGTCTACTTCTCCCTCTTCAAG CTATTGAGGAAATGCATCCTTCAGATGGGCAGACCTGTGGTGGAGGCACAGGAGAGTCCTCCCTTTGAGAAACCTAGCATTGAACAG GGGGTGAATAACTTTGTCCAGTACAAGTTCAGCCATCTTCCCTCCAAGGAGCGTCAGACCATCGTGGAGCTGGCCAAGATGTTCCTCAACCAGATCAACTACTGGCAGCTGGAGACACCCTCACAAAGACGCCAGCGGGCCCCTGCTGATGATGCCGCCGGGTACAAAGTCAACTACACCAG ATGGCTGTGCTACTGCAACGTCCCTCAGTTCTGTGACAGTCTACCGCGGTACGAGACGACCCAAGTCTTCGGTCGGACCCTGCTGCGCTCCGTCTTCACTGTAATGAGGAAACAGCTGCTAGAGCAGGCCAGACAGGAGAAGGATAAGCTACCCCCGGAGAAACGCACTCTCATCCTCACACACTTCCCCAA ATTCCTGTCCAtgctggaggaggaggtgtacaGTCACAGCTCTCCCATCTGGAGTGAAGAATTCCTGGCTGGATCCTCAGG AGTGATCAGTGCGCCCCCGGTGGCCAGGTCTCTGTACTACAACTCCAGCCCAGTATCTGTGGACCCATCCAGCTGTGGCAGTGTCAGTCCTGCCAGGAAGACCGCCTCTGTTCTGGAACCCAGCCCAG GTGGGCAGAAGCGGAAGCCATCGGAGCCCCTCCCCCATGAGGAGACTAAGAAGCTCAGGATTGTCGGGGACATCCCCATGGAACTCATCAACGAAGTCATGGCAACCATCACCGACCCCGCCTCCATGCTGGGACCAGAG ACCAGTCTACTGTCGGCCCACTCAGCCCGTGATGAGGCGGCacgcctggaggagaggaggggagtgatagAGTTCCACGTCATCGGGAACTCCCTCAACCAGAAGCCCAACAAGAGGATCCTCATGTGGCTGGTGGGCCTCCAGAATGTCTTCTCTCACCAGCTGCCTCGCATGCCCAAAGAGTATATCACACGCCTCGTCTTTGACCC AAAGCACAAGACTCTGTCGCTGATCAAAGATGGCCGTGTGATCGGAGGGATCTGCTTCCGGATGTTCCCCTCGCAGAGCTTCACAGAGATCGTATTCTGTGCAGTCACCTCCAACGAGCAGGTCAAG GGATACGGCACTCACCTGATGAACCACCTGAAGGAGTACCACATCAAGCACGACATCCTCAACTTCCTCACCTACGCAGACGAGTATGCCATTGGCTACTTCAAAAAGCAG gGCTTCTCTAAAGACATCAAGGTTCCCAAGGCCAAGTATCTGGGCTACATCAAAGACTACGAGGGAGCGACACTGATGGGCTGTGAGCTCAACCCCAGCATCCCTTACACGGAGTTCTCTGTCATTATCAAGAAGCAGaaagag ATCATAAAGAAACTGATTGAGAGGAAGCAAGCTCAGATCAGAAAGGTCTACCCAGGACTTTCCTGTTTTAAGGAAGGAGTTCGACAGATTCCCATCGAGAGCATTCCTGGAATAC GAGAAACTGGATGGAAACCGGTGGGAAAAGG GAAAGAGCTGAAGGATCCAGATCAGCTGTACAGCACCCTGAAGACCATCCTACAACATGTTAAG AGTCACCAGAATGCCTGGCCATTCATGGAACCAGTGAAGAAGACTGAGGCTCCTGGCTACTACCAAGTCATCCGCTTCCCCATGG ACCTGAAGACGATGTCTGAGCGTCTGAAGAGCAGGTACTACACCACGCGGAAGCTCTTCATGGCCGACATGCAGCGCATCTTCACCAACTGTCGCGAGTACAATCCCCCAGAGAGCGAGTACTACAAGTGTGCCAACCTGCTAGAGAAGTTCTTCTACACCAAGATCAAGGAGGCAGGTCTCATTGAGAAGTGA
- the LOC139391840 gene encoding histone acetyltransferase KAT2B isoform X2, which produces MSGSAGIQQGSPAIGAAGSAPAAPGAGGTEGSGATVGSARIAVKKAQLRSSPRPKKLEKLGVYSSCKAEGACKCNSWKSQNPPPTPPRTDQQPNTFNLQDPCRSCSHTLGDHVTHLENVPEEEMNRLLGIALDVEYLNTCVHKEEDADTKQVYFSLFKLLRKCILQMGRPVVEAQESPPFEKPSIEQGVNNFVQYKFSHLPSKERQTIVELAKMFLNQINYWQLETPSQRRQRAPADDAAGYKVNYTRWLCYCNVPQFCDSLPRYETTQVFGRTLLRSVFTVMRKQLLEQARQEKDKLPPEKRTLILTHFPKFLSMLEEEVYSHSSPIWSEEFLAGSSGGPIPIHTVISAPPVARSLYYNSSPVSVDPSSCGSVSPARKTASVLEPSPGGQKRKPSEPLPHEETKKLRIVGDIPMELINEVMATITDPASMLGPETSLLSAHSARDEAARLEERRGVIEFHVIGNSLNQKPNKRILMWLVGLQNVFSHQLPRMPKEYITRLVFDPKHKTLSLIKDGRVIGGICFRMFPSQSFTEIVFCAVTSNEQVKGYGTHLMNHLKEYHIKHDILNFLTYADEYAIGYFKKQGFSKDIKVPKAKYLGYIKDYEGATLMGCELNPSIPYTEFSVIIKKQKEIIKKLIERKQAQIRKVYPGLSCFKEGVRQIPIESIPGIQTGWKPVGKGKELKDPDQLYSTLKTILQHVKSHQNAWPFMEPVKKTEAPGYYQVIRFPMDLKTMSERLKSRYYTTRKLFMADMQRIFTNCREYNPPESEYYKCANLLEKFFYTKIKEAGLIEK; this is translated from the exons GCTGAGGGGGCCTGTAAGTGTAACAGCTGGAAGAGCCAGAACCCCCCTCCCACACCACCCCGTACAGACCAGCAGCCCAACACTTTCAACCTTCAGGACCCCTGCCGTAGCTGCTCTCATACACTGG gtGACCATGTAACCCACCTGGAAAATGTTCCAGAGGAGGAGATGAACAGGCTTCTGGGCATTGCTCTGGACGTGGAGTACCTGAACACATGTGTCCACAAAGAGGAGGATGCTGACACCAAACAAGTCTACTTCTCCCTCTTCAAG CTATTGAGGAAATGCATCCTTCAGATGGGCAGACCTGTGGTGGAGGCACAGGAGAGTCCTCCCTTTGAGAAACCTAGCATTGAACAG GGGGTGAATAACTTTGTCCAGTACAAGTTCAGCCATCTTCCCTCCAAGGAGCGTCAGACCATCGTGGAGCTGGCCAAGATGTTCCTCAACCAGATCAACTACTGGCAGCTGGAGACACCCTCACAAAGACGCCAGCGGGCCCCTGCTGATGATGCCGCCGGGTACAAAGTCAACTACACCAG ATGGCTGTGCTACTGCAACGTCCCTCAGTTCTGTGACAGTCTACCGCGGTACGAGACGACCCAAGTCTTCGGTCGGACCCTGCTGCGCTCCGTCTTCACTGTAATGAGGAAACAGCTGCTAGAGCAGGCCAGACAGGAGAAGGATAAGCTACCCCCGGAGAAACGCACTCTCATCCTCACACACTTCCCCAA ATTCCTGTCCAtgctggaggaggaggtgtacaGTCACAGCTCTCCCATCTGGAGTGAAGAATTCCTGGCTGGATCCTCAGGAGGACCGATCCCCATTCatacag TGATCAGTGCGCCCCCGGTGGCCAGGTCTCTGTACTACAACTCCAGCCCAGTATCTGTGGACCCATCCAGCTGTGGCAGTGTCAGTCCTGCCAGGAAGACCGCCTCTGTTCTGGAACCCAGCCCAG GTGGGCAGAAGCGGAAGCCATCGGAGCCCCTCCCCCATGAGGAGACTAAGAAGCTCAGGATTGTCGGGGACATCCCCATGGAACTCATCAACGAAGTCATGGCAACCATCACCGACCCCGCCTCCATGCTGGGACCAGAG ACCAGTCTACTGTCGGCCCACTCAGCCCGTGATGAGGCGGCacgcctggaggagaggaggggagtgatagAGTTCCACGTCATCGGGAACTCCCTCAACCAGAAGCCCAACAAGAGGATCCTCATGTGGCTGGTGGGCCTCCAGAATGTCTTCTCTCACCAGCTGCCTCGCATGCCCAAAGAGTATATCACACGCCTCGTCTTTGACCC AAAGCACAAGACTCTGTCGCTGATCAAAGATGGCCGTGTGATCGGAGGGATCTGCTTCCGGATGTTCCCCTCGCAGAGCTTCACAGAGATCGTATTCTGTGCAGTCACCTCCAACGAGCAGGTCAAG GGATACGGCACTCACCTGATGAACCACCTGAAGGAGTACCACATCAAGCACGACATCCTCAACTTCCTCACCTACGCAGACGAGTATGCCATTGGCTACTTCAAAAAGCAG gGCTTCTCTAAAGACATCAAGGTTCCCAAGGCCAAGTATCTGGGCTACATCAAAGACTACGAGGGAGCGACACTGATGGGCTGTGAGCTCAACCCCAGCATCCCTTACACGGAGTTCTCTGTCATTATCAAGAAGCAGaaagag ATCATAAAGAAACTGATTGAGAGGAAGCAAGCTCAGATCAGAAAGGTCTACCCAGGACTTTCCTGTTTTAAGGAAGGAGTTCGACAGATTCCCATCGAGAGCATTCCTGGAATAC AAACTGGATGGAAACCGGTGGGAAAAGG GAAAGAGCTGAAGGATCCAGATCAGCTGTACAGCACCCTGAAGACCATCCTACAACATGTTAAG AGTCACCAGAATGCCTGGCCATTCATGGAACCAGTGAAGAAGACTGAGGCTCCTGGCTACTACCAAGTCATCCGCTTCCCCATGG ACCTGAAGACGATGTCTGAGCGTCTGAAGAGCAGGTACTACACCACGCGGAAGCTCTTCATGGCCGACATGCAGCGCATCTTCACCAACTGTCGCGAGTACAATCCCCCAGAGAGCGAGTACTACAAGTGTGCCAACCTGCTAGAGAAGTTCTTCTACACCAAGATCAAGGAGGCAGGTCTCATTGAGAAGTGA